One window of the Prionailurus bengalensis isolate Pbe53 chromosome E1, Fcat_Pben_1.1_paternal_pri, whole genome shotgun sequence genome contains the following:
- the UNK gene encoding RING finger protein unkempt homolog isoform X1: MLNILCRFTPACHLKIPAWATEYLRRKFGYLKEFRTEQCPLFVQHKCTQHRPYTCFHWHFVNQRRRRSIRRRDGTFNYSPDVYCTKYDEATGLCPEGDECPFLHRTTGDTERRYHLRYYKTGICIHETDSKGNCTKNGLHCAFAHGPHDLRSPVYDIRELQAMEALQNGQTTVEGSIEGQTAGAASHAMIEKILSEEPRWQETAYVLGNYKTEPCKKPPRLCRQGYACPYYHNSKDRRRSPRKHKYRSSPCPNVKHGDEWGDPGKCENGDACQYCHTRTEQQFHPEIYKSTKCNDMQQSGSCPRGPFCAFAHVEQPPLSDDLQPSSTVSSPTQPGPVLYMPSAAGDSVPVSPSSPHAPDLSALLCRNSNLGSPSNLCGSPPGSIRKPPNLEGIVFPGESGLAPGSYKKAPGFEREDQVGAEYLKNFKCQAKLKPHSLEPRSQEQPLLQPKQDMLGILPVGSPLTSSISSSITSSLAATPPSPAGTSSVPGMNANALPFYPTSDTVESVIESALDDLDLNEFGVAALEKTFDNSTVPHPGNITIGGSLLQSSAPVNIPGSLGSSASFHSASPSPPVSLSSHFLQQPQGHLSQSENTFLGTSASHGSLGLNGMNSSIWEHFASGSFSPGTSPAFLSGPGAAELARLRQELEEANSTIKQWEESWKQAKQACDAWKKEAEEAGERASAAGAECELAREQRDALEEQVKKLQEELERLHSGPDPQALPTFSDLEALSLSTLYSLQKQLRAHLEQVDKAVFHMQSVKCLKCQEQNRAVLPCQHAVLCELCAEGSECPVCQPGRAHALQS, encoded by the exons TACAGCCCCGACGTCTACTGCACCAAGTACGACGAGGCTACGGGCCTCTGCCCGGAGGGCGACGA GTGCCCATTCCTGCACAGGACCACAGGGGACACTGAGCGCAGGTACCACTTGCGTTACTACAAAACTGGAATCTGTATCCACGAGACAGACTCAAAAGGCAACTGCACCAAAAACGGCCTGCACTGCGCTTTCGCCCACGGGCCCCATGACCTCCGCTCCCCTGTCTACGACATCAG AGAGCTCCAGGCCATGGAGGCCTTGCAGAACGGCCAGACCACAGTAGAGGGCAGCATAGAGGGCCAGACGGCTGGGGCTGCAAGCCACGCCATGATAGAAAAAATCCTCAGTGAGGAGCCTCGGTGGCAAG AAACTGCCTATGTGCTGGGGAACTATAAGACGGAGCCGTGCAAGAAGCCCCCGCGGTTGTGCCGCCAGGGTTATGCCTGTCCCTACTACCACAACAGCAAGGACCGGCGGCGGAGCCCCCGGAAACACAAATACAG GTCGTCTCCATGTCCGAACGTGAAACACGGGGATGAGTGGGGAGACCCCGGCAAGTGTGAGAATGGAGATGCCTGCCAGTACTGCCACACCCGCACGGAGCAGCAGTTCCACCCGGAG ATCTATAAATCCACCAAGTGCAACGACATGCAGCAGTCGGGCAGCTGTCCCCGAGGACCTTTCTGCGCCTTTGCCCACGTAGAAC AGCCACCCCTCAGTGACGACCTGCAACCTTCCTCAACTGTGTCCAGCCCCACTCAGCCGGGTCCTGTCTTGTACATGCCATCTGCTGCCGGAGACTCCGTGCCCGTGAGCCCCTCCAGCCCGCATGCCCCTGACCTCAGCGCC CTCCTCTGTAGAAACAGCAACCTAGGCAGCCCATCTAACCTCTGTGGCTCCCCCCCGGGCTCCATCAGGAAGCCCCCGAACCTGGAAGGCATTGTCTTCCCTGGGGAGTCTGGCCTTGCCCCTGGCAGCTATAAGAAGGCTCCTGGCTTTGAGAGGGAAGACCAGGTGGGAGCCGAGTACCTGAAAAATTTCAAATGCCAG gCCAAGTTAAAACCCCACTCACTAGAGCCCAGGAGCCAAGAGCAGCCTCTGCTTCAGCCCAAACAG GACATGCTGGGCATCCTTCCCGTGGGCAGCCCCCTGACCTCAAGCATCTCTTCTAGTATCACCTCCAGCCTGGCAGCTACGCCCCCTAGCCCTGCTGGCACCAGCAGCGTCCCTGGCATGAATGCAAATGCTCTGCCCTTCTATCCCACCAGCGACACGGTAGAGTCAGTCATAG agtCTGCCCTGGATGACCTGGACCTGAATGAGTTTGGGGTGGCTGCCCTAGAGAAGACTTTTGATAACAGCACGGTGCCCCACCCAGGCAACATCACAATTG GTGGCAGTTTGCTGCAGAGCTCTGCACCCGTGAATATCCCTGGCTCCTTGGGCAGTTCTGCTTCCTTCCACTCAGCATCCCCGTCCCCTCCTGTCAGCCTCTCCTCGCATTTCCTGCAGCAGCCCCAGGGCCACCTGAGCCAGTCCGAAAACACATTTTTGGGGACCTCAGCATCACATGGATCTTTGG GTCTGAACGGGATGAATAGCAGCATCTGGGAGCATTTTGCCTCTGGTAGCTTCTCCCCAGGCACTTCTCCTGCCTTCCTGTCAGGGCCAGGGGCTGCTGAGCTGGCCCGGCTGCGGCAAGAGCTCGAAGAAGCCAACAGCACCATCAAGCAGTGGGAGGAGTCCTGGAAGCAGGCTAAGCAG GCTTGTGATGCctggaagaaggaggcagaggaggccgGTGAGCGGGCCAGCGCAGCAGGTGCTGAGTGCGAGCTGGCCCGGGAGCAGCGGGATGCACTGGAGGAGCAGGTTAAGAAGCTACAGGAAGAGCTGGAGCGGCTGCACTCAGGCCCCGACCCACAGGCCCTGCCCACCTTCTCCGACCTGGAGGCCCTCTCACTCTCCACCCTCTACTCCCTCCAGAAGCAGCTGCGGGCCCACCTGGAACAAGTGGACAAG GCCGTGTTCCACATGCAGTCGGTGAAATGCCTTAAGTGTCAGGAACAGAACCGAGCGGTGCTGCCGTGCCAACACGCCGTGCTGTGTGAGCTCTGTGCCGAGGGCAGCGAGTGCCCGGTCTGCCAGCCTGGCCGGGCCCACGCTCTCCAGTCGTGA
- the UNK gene encoding RING finger protein unkempt homolog isoform X2 has product MYLKEFRTEQCPLFVQHKCTQHRPYTCFHWHFVNQRRRRSIRRRDGTFNYSPDVYCTKYDEATGLCPEGDECPFLHRTTGDTERRYHLRYYKTGICIHETDSKGNCTKNGLHCAFAHGPHDLRSPVYDIRELQAMEALQNGQTTVEGSIEGQTAGAASHAMIEKILSEEPRWQETAYVLGNYKTEPCKKPPRLCRQGYACPYYHNSKDRRRSPRKHKYRSSPCPNVKHGDEWGDPGKCENGDACQYCHTRTEQQFHPEIYKSTKCNDMQQSGSCPRGPFCAFAHVEQPPLSDDLQPSSTVSSPTQPGPVLYMPSAAGDSVPVSPSSPHAPDLSALLCRNSNLGSPSNLCGSPPGSIRKPPNLEGIVFPGESGLAPGSYKKAPGFEREDQVGAEYLKNFKCQAKLKPHSLEPRSQEQPLLQPKQDMLGILPVGSPLTSSISSSITSSLAATPPSPAGTSSVPGMNANALPFYPTSDTVESVIESALDDLDLNEFGVAALEKTFDNSTVPHPGNITIGGSLLQSSAPVNIPGSLGSSASFHSASPSPPVSLSSHFLQQPQGHLSQSENTFLGTSASHGSLGLNGMNSSIWEHFASGSFSPGTSPAFLSGPGAAELARLRQELEEANSTIKQWEESWKQAKQACDAWKKEAEEAGERASAAGAECELAREQRDALEEQVKKLQEELERLHSGPDPQALPTFSDLEALSLSTLYSLQKQLRAHLEQVDKAVFHMQSVKCLKCQEQNRAVLPCQHAVLCELCAEGSECPVCQPGRAHALQS; this is encoded by the exons TACAGCCCCGACGTCTACTGCACCAAGTACGACGAGGCTACGGGCCTCTGCCCGGAGGGCGACGA GTGCCCATTCCTGCACAGGACCACAGGGGACACTGAGCGCAGGTACCACTTGCGTTACTACAAAACTGGAATCTGTATCCACGAGACAGACTCAAAAGGCAACTGCACCAAAAACGGCCTGCACTGCGCTTTCGCCCACGGGCCCCATGACCTCCGCTCCCCTGTCTACGACATCAG AGAGCTCCAGGCCATGGAGGCCTTGCAGAACGGCCAGACCACAGTAGAGGGCAGCATAGAGGGCCAGACGGCTGGGGCTGCAAGCCACGCCATGATAGAAAAAATCCTCAGTGAGGAGCCTCGGTGGCAAG AAACTGCCTATGTGCTGGGGAACTATAAGACGGAGCCGTGCAAGAAGCCCCCGCGGTTGTGCCGCCAGGGTTATGCCTGTCCCTACTACCACAACAGCAAGGACCGGCGGCGGAGCCCCCGGAAACACAAATACAG GTCGTCTCCATGTCCGAACGTGAAACACGGGGATGAGTGGGGAGACCCCGGCAAGTGTGAGAATGGAGATGCCTGCCAGTACTGCCACACCCGCACGGAGCAGCAGTTCCACCCGGAG ATCTATAAATCCACCAAGTGCAACGACATGCAGCAGTCGGGCAGCTGTCCCCGAGGACCTTTCTGCGCCTTTGCCCACGTAGAAC AGCCACCCCTCAGTGACGACCTGCAACCTTCCTCAACTGTGTCCAGCCCCACTCAGCCGGGTCCTGTCTTGTACATGCCATCTGCTGCCGGAGACTCCGTGCCCGTGAGCCCCTCCAGCCCGCATGCCCCTGACCTCAGCGCC CTCCTCTGTAGAAACAGCAACCTAGGCAGCCCATCTAACCTCTGTGGCTCCCCCCCGGGCTCCATCAGGAAGCCCCCGAACCTGGAAGGCATTGTCTTCCCTGGGGAGTCTGGCCTTGCCCCTGGCAGCTATAAGAAGGCTCCTGGCTTTGAGAGGGAAGACCAGGTGGGAGCCGAGTACCTGAAAAATTTCAAATGCCAG gCCAAGTTAAAACCCCACTCACTAGAGCCCAGGAGCCAAGAGCAGCCTCTGCTTCAGCCCAAACAG GACATGCTGGGCATCCTTCCCGTGGGCAGCCCCCTGACCTCAAGCATCTCTTCTAGTATCACCTCCAGCCTGGCAGCTACGCCCCCTAGCCCTGCTGGCACCAGCAGCGTCCCTGGCATGAATGCAAATGCTCTGCCCTTCTATCCCACCAGCGACACGGTAGAGTCAGTCATAG agtCTGCCCTGGATGACCTGGACCTGAATGAGTTTGGGGTGGCTGCCCTAGAGAAGACTTTTGATAACAGCACGGTGCCCCACCCAGGCAACATCACAATTG GTGGCAGTTTGCTGCAGAGCTCTGCACCCGTGAATATCCCTGGCTCCTTGGGCAGTTCTGCTTCCTTCCACTCAGCATCCCCGTCCCCTCCTGTCAGCCTCTCCTCGCATTTCCTGCAGCAGCCCCAGGGCCACCTGAGCCAGTCCGAAAACACATTTTTGGGGACCTCAGCATCACATGGATCTTTGG GTCTGAACGGGATGAATAGCAGCATCTGGGAGCATTTTGCCTCTGGTAGCTTCTCCCCAGGCACTTCTCCTGCCTTCCTGTCAGGGCCAGGGGCTGCTGAGCTGGCCCGGCTGCGGCAAGAGCTCGAAGAAGCCAACAGCACCATCAAGCAGTGGGAGGAGTCCTGGAAGCAGGCTAAGCAG GCTTGTGATGCctggaagaaggaggcagaggaggccgGTGAGCGGGCCAGCGCAGCAGGTGCTGAGTGCGAGCTGGCCCGGGAGCAGCGGGATGCACTGGAGGAGCAGGTTAAGAAGCTACAGGAAGAGCTGGAGCGGCTGCACTCAGGCCCCGACCCACAGGCCCTGCCCACCTTCTCCGACCTGGAGGCCCTCTCACTCTCCACCCTCTACTCCCTCCAGAAGCAGCTGCGGGCCCACCTGGAACAAGTGGACAAG GCCGTGTTCCACATGCAGTCGGTGAAATGCCTTAAGTGTCAGGAACAGAACCGAGCGGTGCTGCCGTGCCAACACGCCGTGCTGTGTGAGCTCTGTGCCGAGGGCAGCGAGTGCCCGGTCTGCCAGCCTGGCCGGGCCCACGCTCTCCAGTCGTGA